In Homo sapiens chromosome 11, GRCh38.p14 Primary Assembly, one DNA window encodes the following:
- the C11orf21 gene encoding uncharacterized protein C11orf21 isoform 1 (isoform 1 is encoded by transcript variant 1), translating to MASFLVWPLRTALRGGKSWAGPGVGCGGDGARGGGELSLSNLDLPGAGEAGLEHHPLLGHLFISAVPRWPHLSSQSGVEPPDRWTGTPGWPSRDQEAPGSMMPPAAAQPSAHGALVPPATAHEPVDHPALHWLACCCCLSLPGQLPLAIRLGWDLDLEAGPSSGKLCPRARRWQPLPS from the exons ATGGCCTCGTTCTTGGTGTGGCCACTGAGGACGGCGCTGAGAGGGGGAAAGTCATGGGCAGGACCTGGTGTGGGATGTGGAGGAGACGGCGCCCGGGGAGGAGGAG AATTGTCTCTCTccaaccttgacctccctggaGCTGGTGAGGCGGGCCTGGAGCACCACCCGCTTCTGGGACACCTCTTCATCAG CGCTGTGCCCAGGTGGCCTCACTTGTCATCTCAAAGTGGCGTCGAACCCCCTGACAGGTGGACGGGAACCCCCGGCTGGCCCTCCAGAGACCAG GAGGCCCCTGGCTCAATGATGCCACCTGCAGCTGCCCAACCCTCCGCCCATGGTGCCCTTGTTCCACCTGCCACCGCTCATGAACCTGTGGATCACCCAGCTCTGCACTGGCTTGCCTGCTGCTGCTGTCTCAGTTTACCTGGGCAGTTGCCCCTGGCTATCCGGCTGGGATGGGACTTGGACTTAGAAGCAGGCCCCTCCTCTGGAAAGCTGTGTCCTCGGGCCAGGAGGTGGCAGCCTCTACCTTCCTGA
- the C11orf21 gene encoding uncharacterized protein C11orf21 isoform 2 (isoform 2 is encoded by transcript variant 2) → MGRTWCGMWRRRRPGRRSAVPRWPHLSSQSGVEPPDRWTGTPGWPSRDQEAPGSMMPPAAAQPSAHGALVPPATAHEPVDHPALHWLACCCCLSLPGQLPLAIRLGWDLDLEAGPSSGKLCPRARRWQPLPS, encoded by the exons ATGGGCAGGACCTGGTGTGGGATGTGGAGGAGACGGCGCCCGGGGAGGAGGAG CGCTGTGCCCAGGTGGCCTCACTTGTCATCTCAAAGTGGCGTCGAACCCCCTGACAGGTGGACGGGAACCCCCGGCTGGCCCTCCAGAGACCAG GAGGCCCCTGGCTCAATGATGCCACCTGCAGCTGCCCAACCCTCCGCCCATGGTGCCCTTGTTCCACCTGCCACCGCTCATGAACCTGTGGATCACCCAGCTCTGCACTGGCTTGCCTGCTGCTGCTGTCTCAGTTTACCTGGGCAGTTGCCCCTGGCTATCCGGCTGGGATGGGACTTGGACTTAGAAGCAGGCCCCTCCTCTGGAAAGCTGTGTCCTCGGGCCAGGAGGTGGCAGCCTCTACCTTCCTGA